From a region of the Enterobacter cancerogenus genome:
- the kduI gene encoding 5-dehydro-4-deoxy-D-glucuronate isomerase, protein MDVRQSIHSAHAKTLDTQGLRSEFLVEQVFTADNYTMVYSHIDRIIVGGIMPVAKTVSVGGEVGKQLGVSYFLERRELGVINIGGPGTITVDGQCYEIGHRDALYVGKGAKEVVFSSIDSGKPAKFYYNCAPAHTSYPTKKVTPADVAPVTLGDDLTSNRRTINKYFVPDVLETCQLSMGLTELAPGNLWNTMPCHTHERRMEVYFYFNMDDDACVFHMMGQPQETRHIVMHNEQAVISPSWSIHSGVGTKAYTFIWGMVGENQVFDDMDHVAVKDLR, encoded by the coding sequence GTGGACGTCAGACAAAGCATCCACAGTGCGCATGCAAAAACGCTGGATACCCAGGGGCTGCGCAGTGAGTTTTTAGTTGAGCAGGTTTTTACAGCCGATAACTACACCATGGTGTATAGCCACATTGACCGCATTATCGTCGGTGGGATCATGCCGGTTGCAAAAACCGTCTCAGTAGGCGGGGAAGTGGGTAAGCAGCTGGGCGTGAGCTATTTTCTGGAGCGTCGTGAGCTGGGCGTGATCAACATCGGCGGGCCGGGCACCATTACCGTCGACGGCCAGTGCTACGAAATCGGCCATCGCGATGCGTTGTACGTGGGGAAAGGGGCCAAAGAGGTGGTGTTTTCCAGCATCGATAGCGGTAAACCTGCGAAGTTTTACTACAACTGCGCCCCGGCCCATACCTCTTATCCCACCAAAAAAGTGACCCCGGCGGACGTGGCTCCGGTCACGCTTGGCGATGACCTCACCAGCAACCGCCGCACCATCAACAAATACTTTGTGCCGGATGTGCTGGAAACCTGCCAGCTGAGCATGGGGCTGACCGAGCTGGCGCCGGGTAACCTGTGGAATACCATGCCGTGCCATACCCACGAACGCCGCATGGAAGTTTACTTCTACTTCAATATGGATGACGACGCCTGCGTGTTCCACATGATGGGGCAACCGCAAGAAACGCGTCATATCGTGATGCATAACGAACAGGCGGTCATTTCGCCGAGCTGGTCGATTCATTCAGGCGTGGGAACGAAAGCCTATACCTTCATCTGGGGTATGGTCGGTGAAAACCAGGTCTTTGATGACATGGACCACGTCGCAGTAAAAGATCTGCGCTAG
- the kduD gene encoding 2-dehydro-3-deoxy-D-gluconate 5-dehydrogenase KduD, whose translation MILDAFSLQGKVAVVSGCDTGLGQGMALGLAEAGCDIVGINIVEPTETIERVTALGRRFLSLTADLRQIDVIPELLERAVAEYGHIDILVNNAGLIRREDAISFSERDWDDVMNLNIKSVFFMSQAAAKHFIAQGNGGKIINIASMLSFQGGIRVPSYTASKSAVMGVTRLLANEWAQHNINVNAIAPGYMATNNTQQLRADEERSAAILERIPAGRWGLPSDLMGPVVFLASPASDYINGYTVAVDGGWLAR comes from the coding sequence ATGATTCTGGATGCATTTTCTCTGCAGGGTAAAGTGGCTGTCGTGTCCGGTTGTGACACCGGGCTGGGTCAGGGGATGGCGTTAGGCCTGGCGGAAGCGGGCTGCGATATCGTGGGCATCAACATCGTTGAACCAACGGAAACCATCGAGCGCGTTACCGCGCTGGGCCGCCGCTTCCTGAGCCTGACCGCCGACCTGCGTCAAATTGACGTCATCCCGGAGCTGCTGGAGCGCGCGGTGGCGGAGTACGGACATATCGATATTCTGGTCAACAACGCGGGCCTGATCCGTCGCGAAGACGCGATCAGCTTTAGCGAGCGCGACTGGGACGACGTCATGAACCTGAACATCAAGAGCGTGTTCTTTATGTCTCAGGCGGCGGCGAAGCACTTTATTGCCCAGGGCAACGGCGGCAAGATCATTAATATCGCGTCGATGCTCTCCTTCCAGGGCGGTATTCGCGTGCCATCCTACACGGCGTCTAAAAGCGCGGTAATGGGCGTTACCCGCCTGCTGGCGAACGAGTGGGCGCAGCACAACATCAACGTTAACGCGATTGCACCGGGCTACATGGCGACTAACAATACCCAGCAGCTGCGTGCTGATGAAGAGCGTAGCGCGGCTATCCTTGAGCGTATCCCAGCGGGACGCTGGGGCCTGCCGAGCGATCTGATGGGGCCGGTTGTCTTCCTGGCTTCCCCGGCGTCTGACTATATCAACGGTTACACCGTGGCTGTTGACGGCGGCTGGCTGGCGCGTTAA
- the araE gene encoding arabinose-proton symporter AraE, giving the protein MTSLNDSTLMPAALRDTRRMNQFVSVAAAVAGLLFGLDIGVIAGALPFITDHFTLSNRLQEWVVSSMMLGAAIGALFNGWLSFRLGRKYSLMVGAILFVAGSLGSAFATSVEVLLLSRVLLGVAVGIASYTAPLYISEMASENVRGKMISMYQLMVTLGIVLAFLSDTWFSYTGNWRAMLGVLALPALLLMVLVIFLPNSPRWLAQKGRHVEAEEVLRMLRDTSEKAREELNEIRESLKLKQGGWALFKVNRNVRRAVFLGMLLQAMQQFTGMNIIMYYAPRIFKMAGFTTTEQQMIATLVVGLTFMFATFIAVFTVDKAGRKPALKIGFSVMALGTLILGYCLMQFDQGTASSGLSWLSVGMTMMCIAGYAMSAAPVVWILCSEIQPLKCRDFGITCSTTTNWVSNMIIGATFLTLLDAIGAAGTFWLYTVLNVAFIGVTFWLIPETKGVTLEHIERKLMAGEKLKNIGV; this is encoded by the coding sequence ATGACATCTCTCAATGACTCTACCCTCATGCCCGCGGCGCTGCGCGACACCCGCCGCATGAACCAGTTTGTCTCCGTCGCGGCGGCCGTAGCGGGTCTGCTGTTTGGGCTGGATATCGGCGTTATCGCCGGTGCGCTGCCGTTTATCACCGATCATTTTACGTTAAGTAATCGCCTGCAGGAGTGGGTGGTGAGCAGCATGATGCTGGGCGCCGCAATTGGGGCGTTGTTCAACGGTTGGCTCTCGTTCCGCCTGGGACGAAAGTACAGCCTGATGGTCGGGGCGATCCTGTTTGTGGCCGGTTCACTGGGGTCGGCGTTTGCCACAAGCGTTGAGGTGCTGTTGCTCTCGCGCGTGCTGCTTGGCGTGGCGGTGGGGATCGCCTCCTACACCGCGCCGCTGTATATCTCCGAAATGGCGAGCGAGAACGTGCGCGGCAAGATGATCAGCATGTATCAGCTGATGGTGACGCTCGGCATCGTGCTGGCGTTTCTTTCCGATACCTGGTTCAGCTACACCGGTAACTGGCGCGCCATGCTCGGCGTGCTGGCGTTGCCCGCGCTGTTGCTGATGGTGCTGGTGATTTTTCTGCCGAATAGCCCGCGCTGGCTGGCGCAAAAAGGCCGCCACGTCGAGGCGGAAGAAGTGCTGCGAATGCTACGTGACACCTCTGAAAAAGCGCGTGAAGAGTTGAACGAGATCCGCGAAAGCCTGAAGCTGAAGCAGGGCGGCTGGGCGCTGTTTAAGGTCAACCGCAACGTGCGCCGCGCCGTGTTTCTGGGGATGCTGCTGCAGGCGATGCAGCAGTTTACGGGCATGAACATCATCATGTACTACGCTCCACGCATCTTTAAAATGGCGGGCTTCACCACGACCGAGCAGCAGATGATCGCCACCCTGGTGGTCGGGCTGACCTTTATGTTCGCCACCTTTATTGCCGTATTTACCGTCGATAAAGCCGGACGTAAACCGGCGCTGAAAATTGGCTTTAGCGTGATGGCGCTCGGTACGCTGATCCTCGGCTACTGCCTGATGCAGTTTGATCAGGGCACGGCATCGAGCGGGCTTTCCTGGCTCTCCGTCGGCATGACCATGATGTGCATTGCCGGTTATGCAATGAGCGCCGCGCCGGTGGTGTGGATCCTGTGCTCTGAAATTCAGCCGCTAAAATGCCGCGACTTTGGTATCACCTGTTCCACCACCACCAACTGGGTGTCGAACATGATTATCGGTGCGACCTTCCTGACGCTGCTGGATGCCATTGGTGCAGCGGGAACATTCTGGCTCTACACGGTGCTGAACGTGGCGTTTATTGGCGTAACGTTCTGGCTGATCCCAGAAACCAAAGGGGTGACGCTGGAGCACATTGAACGCAAGCTGATGGCGGGGGAGAAGTTAAAAAACATAGGCGTGTGA
- a CDS encoding ABC transporter substrate-binding protein: MKKVLLSAAISATLGLTALPSMAQNVDLRMSWWGGNGRHQVTLKALEEFHKQNPDINVKAEYTGWDGHLSRLTTQIAGGTEPDVMQTNWNWLPIFSKTGDGFYDLNTLKDTIDLTQFDPKELQSTTVNGKLNGIPISVTARVFYFNDETWKKAGVEYPKTWDELMAAGKAFESKLGKQYYPVVLEHQDTLALLNSYMIQKYNIPAVDEKTKKFTYSKEQWVEFFQTYKKLIDSHVMPDTKYYASFGKSNMYEMKPWIQGEWGGTYMWNSTINKYSDNLKPPAKLELGNYPMLPGATDAGLFFKPAQMLSIGKSTKNPQAAAKLINFLLNSKEGVDTLGLERGVPLSKAAVQFLTEDGTIKENDPSVAGLRLAQSLPTKLSVSPYFDDPQIVAQFGTSLQYLDYGQKTVEETAADFQRQAERILRRAMR, translated from the coding sequence GGCCTTACCGCATTGCCATCGATGGCGCAAAATGTCGATTTACGCATGTCCTGGTGGGGCGGCAATGGCCGTCACCAGGTCACCCTGAAAGCGCTGGAAGAGTTCCATAAACAGAACCCGGACATTAACGTCAAAGCAGAATACACCGGCTGGGACGGCCACTTATCGCGCCTGACGACCCAGATTGCAGGCGGCACCGAACCGGACGTGATGCAGACCAACTGGAACTGGCTGCCGATTTTCTCTAAAACTGGTGACGGCTTCTACGATCTGAACACGCTGAAAGACACCATTGACCTGACGCAGTTCGATCCGAAAGAGCTGCAGTCGACCACGGTTAACGGCAAGCTGAACGGCATTCCGATCTCCGTCACCGCGCGCGTTTTCTATTTCAACGACGAGACCTGGAAAAAAGCGGGCGTTGAATACCCAAAAACCTGGGACGAGCTGATGGCCGCCGGTAAGGCGTTCGAGAGCAAGCTCGGCAAGCAGTATTATCCGGTGGTGCTGGAACATCAGGACACCCTGGCGCTGCTGAACTCCTACATGATCCAGAAATACAACATTCCGGCGGTGGACGAGAAGACCAAAAAGTTCACTTATTCCAAAGAGCAGTGGGTTGAGTTTTTCCAGACCTACAAAAAGCTGATCGACAGTCACGTCATGCCGGACACCAAATACTATGCGTCGTTTGGCAAGAGCAACATGTATGAGATGAAGCCGTGGATCCAGGGCGAATGGGGCGGAACCTACATGTGGAACTCAACCATTAACAAATACTCCGACAACCTGAAGCCACCGGCAAAACTGGAGCTGGGTAATTATCCGATGCTGCCAGGCGCGACCGACGCAGGCCTGTTCTTTAAACCGGCGCAGATGCTGTCGATTGGTAAATCCACCAAGAACCCGCAGGCGGCGGCGAAGCTGATTAACTTCCTGCTGAACAGCAAAGAGGGGGTGGACACGCTGGGGCTGGAACGCGGCGTGCCGCTGAGCAAAGCGGCGGTGCAGTTCCTCACAGAGGACGGCACGATCAAGGAGAACGACCCGTCGGTTGCCGGCCTGCGCCTGGCGCAATCCCTGCCGACAAAACTCTCCGTTTCACCCTATTTTGACGACCCGCAAATCGTGGCGCAGTTTGGCACGTCGTTGCAGTACCTCGACTACGGTCAGAAAACCGTCGAAGAGACCGCCGCTGATTTCCAGCGTCAGGCGGAACGTATTTTAAGACGTGCGATGCGGTAA